One Brassica oleracea var. oleracea cultivar TO1000 chromosome C7, BOL, whole genome shotgun sequence genomic window carries:
- the LOC106306230 gene encoding uncharacterized protein LOC106306230: protein MESLPSPFGDPAPNLSDSELRETAYEILVAACRTTGSRPLTFIPQSPKSDRSNGAASLSASPSLHRSLTSTAASRVKKALGMKKRGGGGDVREGESSGQPDRVKKSVTVGELVRVQMRISEQIDSRIRRALLRIASGQLGRRVETMVLPLELLQQLKATDFPDHEEYISWQRRNLKLLEASLIAHPHVPLSKSDKSVQQLKQIIRSGLERPLDTGKITGESQNLRSVVMSLATRSNNDGIGPDTCHWADGFPLNLRIYQMLLESCFDVNDELSVVEEVDEVLELIKKTWPVLGMNQMVHNVCFLWVLFNRYVATGQVENDLLVAAHNLILEVESEAKETNDPKYSKISSSVLSLILDWAEKRLLAYHDTFNIDNVETLETTVSLGISVAKVLGEDASSEYRRKKKNVDSGRDRVDTYIRSSLRMAFSQTKKMVEHSKRSKSRQSSTSNLPALATLAEDIGHLAFNEKAIFSPILKNWHPLAAGVAAATLHSCYGTELKKFVSGITELTPDAIRVLTAADKLEKDLVQIAVQDAVDSDDGGKSVIREMPPFEAEVVIGNLVKSWIKTRVDRLKEWIDRNLQQEAWNPKLNKLGIAPSSVDVLRMVDETLEAFFLLPILLHTVLLPELTSGLDKCMQHYVSKAKSSCGSRNTFLPALPALTRCTVGSRLHGVFKKKEKPMAASNRRKSQIGTSNDSAEILQFCCRINTLHYIRTEIESSGRKTLNRLPESDIAAFDGKAKIFEQSIGYCSKGVQQLSEATAYKIVFHDLSNVLWDGLYVGEVSSSRVESFLQELERCLEIISSSVHDRVRTRVISDIMRASFDGFLLVLLAGGPSRCFTVQDSDAVDEDFKFLCDLFWSNGDGLPLDLIEKVSTTVKSILPLLRTDTESLIERFKAVCLENHGSDRGKLPLPPTSGPWSPTEANTLLRVLCYRYDESATKFLKRTYNLPRKLT from the exons ATGGAATCTTTACCTTCTCCTTTCGGCGATCCAGCCCCAAATTTATCGGATTCGGAGCTCCGAGAAACCGCTTACGAGATCTTAGTCGCTGCTTGCCGCACCACCGGAAGTCGTCCCCTCACTTTCATCCCTCAATCTCCCAAGTCCGATCGGAGCAACGGCGCCGCGTCTCTATCCGCGTCTCCTTCTCTTCACAGATCTCTGACATCGACGGCGGCCAGCAGAGTGAAGAAGGCGTTAGGGATGAAGAAACGAGGCGGCGGCGGAGACGTCAGAGAAGGAGAATCGTCGGGTCAACCCGATCGGGTCAAGAAATCCGTAACGGTGGGTGAGTTAGTTCGTGTTCAGATGCGAATCTCCGAGCAGATCGATTCACGGATCCGTAGAGCTCTTCTCAGGATCGCCTCTGGTCAG CTTGGGAGGCGTGTGGAGACTATGGTTCTACCTCTTGAGCTTCTTCAACAGCTCAAAGCCACAGACTTTCCTGATCACGAGGAGTACATATCATGGCAGAGAAGAAACTTGAAGCTTCTAGAAGCCAGTTTGATCGCACACCCTCATGTTCCTTTGAGTAAGTCTGATAAATCTGTTCAACAGCTTAAGCAAATCATCCGGTCCGGTCTCGAGAGGCCGTTAGACACCGGGAAGATCACCGGAGAGTCGCAGAATCTCAGGAGTGTTGTAATGTCTCTCGCTACTCGTTCCAACAACGACGGGATTGGTCCTGACACTTGTCATTGGGCTGATGGGTTCCCGCTCAATCTTAGAATCTATCAGATGCTGCTAGAGTCTTGTTTTGATGTGAACGACGAGTTATCGGTTGTTGAAGAGGTGGATGAAGTTTTGGAGCTTATAAAGAAAACATGGCCTGTCTTGGGTATGAACCAGATGGTTCACAACGTTTGTTTCCTCTGGGTGTTGTTTAACCGGTACGTTGCAACTGGTCAAGTGGAGAATGACTTGCTTGTAGCTGCTCATAACTTGATACTCGAAGTTGAGAGTGAAGCAAAGGAGACCAATGATCCTAAGTATTCCAAGATCTCGAGCTCTGTCTTGAGTTTGATCCTGGATTGGGCTGAGAAGAGGCTTCTTGCTTACCATGATACTTTCAACATTGATAACGTCGAGACCCTTGAAACGACAGTTTCTCTGGGCATCTCAGTAGCTAAAGTACTAGGTGAAGATGCTTCTAGCGAGTATAGAAGGAAAAAGAAGAATGTTGACTCAGGGCGTGATCGGGTCGATACCTATATCAGATCTTCCTTGCGTATGGCCTTTTCGCAG ACAAAGAAGATGGTGGAACATAGCAAGCGGTCAAAATCTCGTCAGAGCAGCACGAGCAATCTTCCTGCCCTTGCGACTCTTGCAGAGGATATTGGTCATTTAGCATTCAACGAGAAGGCGATATTCAGTCCAATCTTAAAGAACTGGCATCCTCTTGCAGCTGGCGTGGCTGCAGCTACGCTTCATTCCTGCTACGGAACCGAATTGAAGAAATTTGTTTCTGGTATCACCGAGTTGACGCCTGATGCAATAAGAGTACTCACCGCTGCAGATAAGCTTGAGAAGGATCTGGTGCAGATTGCTGTTCAAGACGCAGTAGATAGTGACGATGGTGGTAAGTCGGTTATAAGAGAGATGCCTCCTTTTGAAGCGGAAGTTGTTATAGGAAACCTTGTGAAATCATGGATCAAGACCAGAGTCGATAGACTGAAGGAGTGGATTGATCGGAATCTCCAGCAAGAG GCATGGAATCCGAAACTGAATAAACTTGGCATTGCTCCTTCTTCCGTGGATGTACTGAGGATGGTAGATGAGACCTTGGAAGCGTTTTTCTTGTTGCCTATACTTTTGCATACAGTTTTACTTCCCGAGCTGACCTCGGGTCTCGACAAGTGTATGCAGCATTATGTATCAAAGGCCAAATCTTCCTGCG GCTCGAGGAACACGTTTCTACCCGCTTTGCCCGCCTTAACAAGATGCACCGTCGGTTCGAGACTACACGGTGTCTTCAAGAAGAAGGAGAAGCCAATGGCGGCTTCTAACCGGAGAAAATCACAGATCGGGACGAGTAATGACTCAGCTGAGATACTCCAGTTCTGTTGCAGAATCAACACACTGCATTACATCAGGACCGAGATCGAATCATCCGGAAGAAAAACATTAAACCGTCTCCCGGAATCCGACATAGCTGCCTTTGATGGCAAAGCTAAAATCTTTGAACAGTCAATCGGTTACTGCTCCAAAGGAGTACAGCAACTCTCCGAAGCAACTGCTTACAAGATCGTCTTCCACGATCTAAGCAACGTTCTCTGGGACGGTCTGTACGTAGGAGAAGTATCTTCCTCGAGGGTCGAATCCTTTCTTCAAGAACTCGAACGTTGCCTTGAGATTATTTCGTCATCCGTTCACGATAGAGTCCGAACCAGAGTCATTTCAGATATCATGAGAGCTTCTTTCGACGGGTTCTTATTAGTCCTCCTCGCGGGTGGACCATCACGTTGCTTCACGGTTCAAGACTCCGATGCGGTAGACGAGGATTTCAAGTTTCTATGCGATCTTTTCTGGTCGAACGGAGACGGGTTGCCTTTGGATTTGATCGAGAAGGTTTCCACGACGGTCAAGAGTATACTTCCGTTGCTGCGTACGGATACGGAGTCTCTCATCGAACGGTTTAAAGCGGTGTGTCTCGAGAATCATGGTTCGGACAGAGGTAAGCTTCCGTTGCCGCCGACTTCTGGACCGTGGAGTCCGACAGAAGCAAACACGCTGTTGAGAGTTTTGTGTTACCGTTATGATGAGTCTGCGACTAAGTTTCTGAAGAGAACGTATAACTTGCCGAGGAAGCTAACTTGA